The DNA sequence TTAAATGTTTTATAATGAGTATCCAAGCTAATTGAGTGGTTGGTGGTGGACGAAGCGGCGCTGTGAttgttggcggtggtgagaaTTGAATGGATTGTAGTTTTGGTAGAGCAACGACGTCACGCTTGGGTTTTCGCGTAGCGCCTGTCGACGCCAAAGCACGTGCCGCAAAACAGGGCCCTGGATTTGGGTTGATGCAGCGCGTATAAGAAGATAAACTCGGACGTAAAAATAGcaaaataaagaagaaattatTAATTGTACTTGTGATTTGGAGCATAGTGTAGCTGCTTCACTCTTGGTGGGTGCGAATGTACTTTTTGCTTCAATGCCAAACTGTAAAAGCCTTCAATCCCATACAAGTCAACATGCATGTATCAACGACTTCACTGCATCAACTTTTAACAAGATAGCAACGGGTATATGCGCTAAATAATAGATAGAAGCTTAATCAAGATAAAAAGAGGGCTCTCAGTCTTTTGGTTTATCCCCAGgctccgcctccgccactGATAATAAATCATGCGCGCTGCTCTGTGTAAATGCCCTCGACACCATGATTCCTCCAGACTTGAGCTCACCCAACTCGACCGACATCGTCGTTGGCTGCGCAACAACCTCGGTCACAGTCTCTCCTCCGGTTCCTCCAGATAGCCCATCGCTGTTGTTGATCTTCGCCCAGTCGTGGTGTTGCAAGCTCCCCTTGTACCCGCCGCCTCGCCGTTCAGAGCTGGATGCTGTTGCGCCGCTCCTGGAATGCGCCACCGATTTGACGGTGCTTTGGATCTTGTCCTTGATGATGACCAGATGGCGGTATATTTGGGGGAGATTTGCGCAGAGAATGGCGCCGCAGGGTTCCCAGGCTGAGAGGATCCCCAGAGAAGCCTCGTCCCCTTGATGGGATAAATGTGTTAGTTATCATCGCCCGTTAACTTGATCAAGTTGACAATGACACAACTTACATGTAAAATCCGCAGAGGCAACTCCAAACACAAACGACAGTCTGGCCGCGCTAATCGCACACGTCGCCGCCCCAATGCCAAACATGAAGCACAGAATTATCCTCCGCTCCTTGGCCGCATGAAGGCCCAGAATCACCGGGATCGGCATCGAGAAAATCCACAGATCCGTCGCCATGTTGGTGACATTCGTAAAATACGTAAAGGCCTCCTTGTTGATGCATTTCCCTCGAGTTGCGTCCCACCACGCCTGGATGGGCCGACATCCAAAGCCCAGCACAACCTCCATGACGATGATCCAGGCGCAGACAAAACAGGCGGTGCTGATGACGAGATTTCGAAATGTGCGGGTGATGAAGATGCGGTAGTACAGGGCTAATACGGAGAGTTTGGTGAAGCCAATGGCGATGTCGTAGAAGTGGCTGAAGACGTAGTCGCCCTGTGATTGTGAGTGGCTTTCACTTATGAGACGAAGAATGAGGCTGTATTCACTTTGAGAAACATTTTTACATCATGTTCGGGAACAGCTTGTATATGGCGTCCGAGTCCATACGGCGGTCCTGTGAAGCAAATCAGCACTGCCTTTTTCTACTATTAGAGTCAAACCATTGCTCACATACCGTATACCAATCCCAACGCACATTCGACCATAGAACATAAAGTCGCCCATAGCATCAGATAGTCCTCATAACCAAGTCGCCCTTGAGATGAAGACACTGCCCATAGTCTCCATCCTGTGCTTAATGCTTCGAGTGCAATTGGAATCGAATAAAAAGCTGTAACTAATCCCGTCTTGGACTGGGCCAAGTATTCCGGGCTGAAAGAGGTTGAATTCGTCGCCATCTCGGGTATAAACTGATGATGAATCTCAATtgaattcttttttctcgaTGTGTTGTATTGGGTTTTGCCCAAAAAGAGTGAGGGCGAGGGGGAGGAGACGGGAAACAGTACAGTCAGACGCTGCGCTGAGTGGCTTCGTTTATCGTGTCGTTCTGAACCGTCCAAGCAAGCCGTCTCGGATGCCGTGATGGATGCTCTATGCAAACACAATCACAACCGGCAGTCAAAGCATCAACAGCTCCAGATACCAGCGACTGCCCTCTGGCCGGAGCCGTCCCATGCGTCTCTGACACTTAGGCCATGCACGTCAAAGACTCCAAGCAGCACGTGGATATAGATAGTGCTATATGTACAATAATCAGAGTGACGGCAGCCTGGTATGTGGAACCGAGAAATAGTCGCGGcaggggaaaagaagaagaatataagagattgaacaaaagaaaagatttgcCCAGGGTTGCAGCGAACCACTCAAAGCAAAAAACACTCGACCCCATCAATTAATCAAGCTGTGATTGCTGGGCATGGATCTCGCTTACTGCCACACAGTCGATATCACACCCATTACTGCCTAACAATACGACTCTGATACTGTAGTGCGACTTTCTCCATGCATGCAGTAGCCACACACACCACCCGTTTTCTGTCGAATAGGCTCGTCCAGTTACAGAACAGGCTCTGCTAACAGCTGTACAACGCCAATCGCTTCTAGAGCTGCCCACGAAGGATCATCCTCGCTCCTCTAGGGCGGTCCGAACCGTCCACTGAGCGGTGCGGGTTTCCAGATTGGTCGTCCAACGGCTGTCAAACACATACCAGCACTGGAACACATGGAGAAAAGCCCTGGCAAGGTTTTGCAGGTTGTGCAGAGTGTGGAGAAGGAAGATCGCCACCTTAACAGGACCGACTTATACAAGAACGGCGAGAAGAACAGCTGACGGTGAAGTCGGAGAGAGATTTAGGAATCCACTTTCGCAGAATGACATCTTGTTACTATCTCTCAACCCATGTGCCGTaagaagagcaaagctgAGAACTAAGCCTTGTGCGATAGAAGCCTTGCAGCGAGAAAGCAAGCAAAGGATTCAATCACTGTGAGCCATGGCTTGTCTCCAGGCTGCGCATCATACCAGAAACAGATAGTATGCCTGTCATCAAGCAGTGTCAAGGGTAGAAATTGTAGAGTTGGATTTTTGATCCCAAGACAGTTGGGCTTGTCTGTGCTTGCATGTACTCTGCGGAGTCATGTCCATACATATCCATCGCCTCACTTACACGCACCAGtaatgttttgttttttccaGAACTGAAAAGGTTTTTGATCAATAACTTTATTCATTTATTTAATGCTACATCAAACGTTTTAGAATCTCAAGAGACTTTCCACACCTCGCTTCCCTTGTCTCATCCCGCTTCGTCGTCTCCCTCCACATCCCGAAGATGCATACCAACGCCGGCACCAAGTCAAATGTTCACGCAAGCATCTCCATCCGCATGGCCTGTCAAACGGAAACGATGCCTGAAAACGAGCAACTCTGAGCTCAACCCCACGCAGCATGGGGGAAGGTGGCTAAGGACCTTCTTGGCAGGTAAtctggaagaaaaagaatagcaTATGCCTTGTTGGGACACAAGTGAGCATCGTCCAAAATGCGAGGTATAAAAGCTTGCGTATCACCGTAGTAGTACCTACTGCAGCTACAAAGTGCCGCTGAAGGGAACCAGGGATGGGGCCCTGGCCTGGGCACTCATGCATGTAAGACAAGACGGCACGAGGGAGGGCTGGTTAGCGAACAAGGATacgaggcagaagcagcaaatgTGTCTTCCCTCTTTCACCTGAGTGGCCGCAGCATCCCGATGGTGTGCACATCATTAATCGCCCATCACGAGAATTGAAAAAAACGTAACGAGGAAGAGATTATGTTTCGCCTCGCTGGGCTTACACGGGGCATAGCCCATTGACTTTTGGCGTTTTGCCTCGTTGCCACGTTGGATCGTCAGATTGGCCATGACCTGAATCATATGCGGTTACTCTATTTACTGCATGTGCGTTTGAATGCTACCACACACCGAAGTTGCCGCAgtttctgtttctgtttGGGGTCAAGGGACTTGGATTGGTGGAACAGGCGTTTACAAGACTAGCACCATCAGTTCGAGAAATTCCCGTTATCGTACTCTTCAGCAAGCCTCTATTCTTACAAGTACGCTATTCAGCTGCCGTAAAATGCAGTCCTTGCAGCTAGCAGGGATCTTTAGAGCGCCATAAGCGCAAGGGAACGGGCCGTTCGCTCGCTCTTATTCTCTATCGGCCGCAACTCATCCGTGGGCGATGCCTCGTGTTTAAATGCTGCTGTGTACTTCTAGAAACAGCAAGTCATTTGCCATACAAAGACAAGACGGGGTCCCCATCACGCGCCACTCCTACGAGCAGTTCAGCTGCCGTACAATATGAACCAATAGTCCTCCTATGCCCTCCCGTCCACAGAATAGTGTCCTATATCCCAACATCGCAGTCATGCCTCTTTACCAGACCCAAGTCACCTGAATCATGAAGCCGGCGGAAAATCACCAGCCCCCTTGTCTTCTCCAAAGCTGACACTGCCGTAAACTCCGCTGCCTCAAACGACAAGctgctccatccatccagtATCTGCCTATCTGTCCCTGCAGACGGTAAAGAGGTCACCGGCTATTCTTTTctgaaatggaagaaaacaTCGATTGCGCCTCGTCATTTCCCGGCTCACTTACATCGTCATCTGCCTCGAGGCAGTGAAATGCCTTCACCATGGATCACATGCTAATGTTATTACGGCCTATATTCACTTCTAATAGTTGCCGACAACTCGCATTCAGCTCTCTCGGTCGCAGCTGAGGCGGCCGGCATGCATACAAGCACATACACACGCACATAATCTGCACCACATGCGCTGCCAGGGCCCCTTTGCTTGACCTTCCCCGGACCGCTTCGGCGAGGCCGCATCTCTGTCCACCTGAATTGTGCATCTCAGCAGCGAACCTCAAACGCCATCCATGTCGCCCATTCAAATATTCCAGCTGTCTTTGCCCAATTTGTCTGCTGTTTCCACATGATGTTGAAAATCTCTTGAGCTGTGCAGGATTGAATCACGGATCGTTTAGTGCTCCCGGTCCCGGATGCGGCTGTCCCTCGTTTCTCGAAACGCTCGAGGATCACTTGTATCCACCATGATGGACTTTTTGTTCTTGAACCAACAAGCAGCCATTCTCTAGACTTTTCTGACGTCTTTTaattctcctctttctccgTAATGATAATGGTTTTCTAATTTCATTATTCCTTACGACATTTGAACTGTGCCTGGAATAGAATAGGATACAGCTCGGCAAGCAGGGTTTCAAGACTCGGGCGTAGAATCTCGCTACAATGAGGCGCGTTGCCAGCTCCATCCTTTTCGCCCTGGCCATCGTCACGGACCACGTCTTCGCAGCCATTCCTTTAGAATCTGCACCAACCGTCGATCTAGGATACGCAGTTTACGAGGGCGTCTACAACGACACCTATGATTTAAACACCTGGAAAAGGTAAACATGGGTGAGACAgactttggcagcttcatgCACTTACACAGTCCCGACTTAGTATCCGATACGCCGCTCCCCCAACCGGCAATCTACGATGGCAAGCTCCTCAGCCACCACTCAATGCCACCACGCGAAATCGCCTCGTTCCCGCAGTAGATCAGCCTCCGTGGTGTCCCCAGTCCGGCGCCTATGGCGTGCCCTCAGTATACGGCTTCAACTCCAACCAGGGCAATGAAGATTGCCTCTATCTCAACGTCTATGCGCCGCCGCAAGCCAAGGACTTGCCCGTTTTTGTTTGGATCCGTAAGTTTTGCACTTTTGAGAGAGGTCTCCGCTAACACTTAACCACTATGATAAGACGGCGGTGGCTACTCAGTCTTTTCTGCTACTTACAACCCCAGTTCCATGATCAATGACAACGACAATGGCTTCATCACCGTCGAGATTCAGTACCGGCTGGGCGCCTTTGGCCAACTCGCCTCTGCCGACGTCCAGCAACACGGCAAGCTCAACGTGGGCTTATTAGACCAGCGTTTCGCACTCGAGTGGGTGCAGAAATACATCTCCAAGTTTGGTGGTGATCCAACCCGCGTTACACTGGGCGGCGAATCGTCTGGCGCAGGATCCGTCATGTATCAGTCCTTGGCATATGGTGGCAGAGACTCTGGACTGTTCAGCAACGTGCGTAGTCTTATACCTCTGTCTGATTCACGTTTTTAACTGTCTTTAGATCATCTTAGCCAGCACATATGTCCCGCCAATCTATCAATTCAACGATTCTATCCCCACCAGCTACTACAACGActttgctgcagccgctgggTGCGGGGAGACTTCGAGACAGAATCACTTGAGCGTATTTGACTGCCTTGTTGCCGCCGACACGAATGTCTTGCAAAACGCCAGTGGCCTTGTGTCAACTTCCAATGGCTATTTTGGAAGCTTCTCATGGCTGCCAGTCATTGACCACGATATGATCCAAGACCTTCCGTCGGTTCAGCTTCAGCATGGTCAAATCAGCGGCCAGCGGATTTTAGTCGGAGTATGTCCTCTTTAATATTCTATCCTTGAAGGCCCATAGCTCTCCATACTAACAACAATCTTCGACAGACCAATGCCAACGAAGGTGTCCCCCTTACAAACCCCTACATCACCACCAAATCCGACTTTGACGCCTTCATATCTTCCACTCTCCCTACCCTCACCACCTCTGACATTCTTACTCTGAATCAACTCTACGATACAGCTACCGCACAGCCTGGTAACAACGGAACTCGCTTCGACACAGCGGGCGACAGTGGTCCTACGGCAAACACCGTCTCTGGCATGGCCACAGGCATCCAGCAGACAGCCTTCAACGTTGCCGCCGAGTCCATCTTCCAATGTCCCTCGCAATGGATAGCCGAGGCCTTTAGCTCACAACGGCAGGCGTGGAAGTACCAATATTCGCTCGACCCAGCATATCACGGCGCAGATCTCGGTGCGTACTTTGTCAGCGCCAATGGCCCGCCGAATCCCGGCTTTCAGCGCAGCTTCCACATGCTATGGGGCAACTTTATCATCAATGACACTCCAGTCATATCCGTAAAGGAGGCAACCGCCGGAATGGCAAATTCCACAGTTCCCATCGACGCCAATCACCCGGATCAAATATCCTGGCCGCAGTACAGCGTGCAAGGCGCCACGTTTATGAACCTCAATACCACAGGTGGAGAGATATCTCTGGTCACAGTGACGGATGAGTTGAGCTACTACGTCCGCCAGGGAGCTGGCATTGTCAACACTTTTCGTCTTGCCAATGCTACGACTTGGGAAGGAGGGCGCGGCGATAGATGCAGGTTCTGGCAGTCTATTGCACCTAGAGTGCCCAACTGACGCTATTTTTTTTAGACTAGAAGATGATCAGTCATACTAGAATccatgtctttttctttatacaAGGAAAACATAGAGTAAAGGGCCACCAACGTTTTTGTCTGTATATACTATCAAGTTCTTTGGCTAGATATGAGCCTGCTTACAAATAAATGATGACAACATGAACCATATACAATTCCTATTCATCTATGAGCTACCAGATATTTGAGGGAAAAGGTATACAGCACCCCGATTCTGTTGCATGcatccagcactccagcAATAGCGTAGGCTAGGTAGCAatgctactgatgctgctacttttttattattagtagtCATATAGTTTTTAACATGGActaattaactttttaaactATAGCAGAGGTACTTAATAATGAaattggggtgctggataacttttcAATTGTGATGTTAGAACGCCATGTCTTTTGAAGTATTGGCTGAGTAAATACATACCATACATAATCATAAACATTGTTTTATGCTCTAGGGAACCTTTCCTGCCTTAACTTTCTCCAAAATCCATCAAAGTAAAACAGAATAAAGATGAGCGTAGTCAGTATGACCGCAACAACAAAAAACCAGAATATGCTGATCTGATCCCCAGGGAGTTCCTTGACATTCATGCCAAATATGCCTGTAGCAACTGATACAGGCACAAATGCAGATGCCAAAAACGTCAATTTCCCAGCCTTGTCTGCTTGCAAAATAGCCGAATGCGACTCCGTGATGGAGATGCTAGATTGCAGGACAGAGATGGCTTCTTTTGTTCAATCATACAGCGACACCGCATGGTCGAGAAGATGCTTGAAATCGCGCTGAATCTTATCATACGCGATTTCAGCCTTGTCTTTCCCAGATTTGGAATTTGACTTTGCCCAGGCCGGATGAAGAGTATTCTCGATGTTCATCAAAACGCGCTTAATGTCCGAAATTCGCGAATATAAAATCTGCTGTGTGTATTTAAGGTGGGATAAGATCACGTGGTCGTGCTCAGGTCCTTTGGCAGAGTATATTCGAAGTTTAGCGTCAATCATATTGAGAAATTGCTGTTGTGAGTTTGCAGAGAATTGGAAAACCTCTCCAAGAGCATAGAATGGATCGTGGGCCTTTGTTTCTCTATGTAATGAGCGGCCATAGTTTTGGTAAAGCTGAGAAACGGGATCCTGCTGGATTGAAAAATCGTTCTCAGTTGCACTAGAAGACCGAAGCAAATGGCTCTTGAGGGCAATCATCGGTTTATGATCTATCACGGGATGATATTTTGATTCGTAAGATTCGGTATCCCACGGCTCATGTTTGCCACGGCGCACGCCGCTTCCAGCATCAGCCCAAACCAAGACTGTTTATACCTACTGTCAGCTACAATACTGATAAAGTAGACAGCTGCATGCAATACTCACGTCTAAAAGGCTTCCTTTCATCTTCTGACTTGCCGTCTTCCACTTGCTGCATAAATATC is a window from the Trichoderma atroviride chromosome 5, complete sequence genome containing:
- a CDS encoding uncharacterized protein (EggNog:ENOG41~TransMembrane:7 (o20-43i55-74o101-121i133-154o189-205i212-234o246-266i)), whose product is MATNSTSFSPEYLAQSKTGLVTAFYSIPIALEALSTGWRLWAVSSSQGRLGYEDYLMLWATLCSMVECALGLVYGPPYGLGRHIQAVPEHDVKMFLKGDYVFSHFYDIAIGFTKLSVLALYYRIFITRTFRNLVISTACFVCAWIIVMEVVLGFGCRPIQAWWDATRGKCINKEAFTYFTNVTNMATDLWIFSMPIPVILGLHAAKERRIILCFMFGIGAATCAISAARLSFVFGVASADFTWDEASLGILSAWEPCGAILCANLPQIYRHLVIIKDKIQSTVKSVAHSRSGATASSSERRGGGYKGSLQHHDWAKINNSDGLSGGTGGETVTEVVAQPTTMSVELGELKSGGIMVSRAFTQSSAHDLLSVAEAEPGDKPKD
- a CDS encoding uncharacterized protein (EggNog:ENOG41~MEROPS:MER0033188); amino-acid sequence: MRRVASSILFALAIVTDHVFAAIPLESAPTVDLGYAVYEGVYNDTYDLNTWKSIRYAAPPTGNLRWQAPQPPLNATTRNRLVPAVDQPPWCPQSGAYGVPSVYGFNSNQGNEDCLYLNVYAPPQAKDLPVFVWIHGGGYSVFSATYNPSSMINDNDNGFITVEIQYRLGAFGQLASADVQQHGKLNVGLLDQRFALEWVQKYISKFGGDPTRVTLGGESSGAGSVMYQSLAYGGRDSGLFSNIILASTYVPPIYQFNDSIPTSYYNDFAAAAGCGETSRQNHLSVFDCLVAADTNVLQNASGLVSTSNGYFGSFSWLPVIDHDMIQDLPSVQLQHGQISGQRILVGTNANEGVPLTNPYITTKSDFDAFISSTLPTLTTSDILTLNQLYDTATAQPGNNGTRFDTAGDSGPTANTVSGMATGIQQTAFNVAAESIFQCPSQWIAEAFSSQRQAWKYQYSLDPAYHGADLGAYFVSANGPPNPGFQRSFHMLWGNFIINDTPVISVKEATAGMANSTVPIDANHPDQISWPQYSVQGATFMNLNTTGGEISLVTVTDELSYYVRQGAGIVNTFRLANATTWEGGRGDRCRFWQSIAPRVPN
- a CDS encoding uncharacterized protein (EggNog:ENOG41~MEROPS:MER0033188~SECRETED:SignalP(1-21)), which encodes MINDNDNGFITVEIQYRLGAFGQLASADVQQHGKLNVGLLDQRFALEWVQKYISKFGGDPTRVTLGGESSGAGSVMYQSLAYGGRDSGLFSNIILASTYVPPIYQFNDSIPTSYYNDFAAAAGCGETSRQNHLSVFDCLVAADTNVLQNASGLVSTSNGYFGSFSWLPVIDHDMIQDLPSVQLQHGQISGQRILVGTNANEGVPLTNPYITTKSDFDAFISSTLPTLTTSDILTLNQLYDTATAQPGNNGTRFDTAGDSGPTANTVSGMATGIQQTAFNVAAESIFQCPSQWIAEAFSSQRQAWKYQYSLDPAYHGADLGAYFVSANGPPNPGFQRSFHMLWGNFIINDTPVISVKEATAGMANSTVPIDANHPDQISWPQYSVQGATFMNLNTTGGEISLVTVTDELSYYVRQGAGIVNTFRLANATTWEGGRGDRCRFWQSIAPRVPN